A single genomic interval of Nitrososphaerales archaeon harbors:
- a CDS encoding SDR family oxidoreductase → MGISRAQEKVRPAILQGKVAVVTGAGSGIGRAIAQLLADKGCTVMVVDVIPERVDQVVGEIRAAGKNASGLVIDLSIGTEVDRMIESTLSSFGKIDILCNNAGIMDGARPVADTPDEVWERVLAINLNAPFRASRKVIPIMIEHGGGAILNTASIAGIFGARAGVAYTVSKHGLIGLTKSIATSYGAKGIRCNALVLGAVQTAIGIGSTTPNPLGMENLNKTMATLPRVADPAEVARLAVFLVSDDSSYMNGSSVVADAGWTAF, encoded by the coding sequence ATGGGTATTTCTCGTGCGCAAGAGAAGGTTCGTCCCGCGATTCTGCAGGGAAAGGTGGCAGTTGTGACCGGCGCCGGGTCTGGAATTGGTAGAGCCATCGCGCAGCTTCTCGCCGACAAAGGATGCACAGTGATGGTGGTCGATGTAATCCCAGAGAGAGTGGACCAAGTTGTGGGCGAAATTCGGGCGGCTGGGAAGAATGCGTCAGGTTTGGTAATCGATCTTTCAATTGGAACTGAGGTCGATAGGATGATTGAGAGCACGCTGAGTTCGTTTGGCAAGATTGACATATTGTGCAACAATGCCGGCATAATGGATGGCGCAAGGCCAGTCGCCGATACGCCAGATGAGGTTTGGGAACGGGTCTTGGCAATTAACTTGAACGCGCCCTTCAGAGCGAGCAGAAAGGTGATTCCCATCATGATTGAACATGGTGGCGGTGCAATCCTGAACACGGCTTCGATCGCTGGTATCTTTGGTGCAAGGGCTGGCGTTGCCTACACTGTCTCGAAGCATGGGCTAATTGGTCTAACGAAAAGCATAGCGACATCGTACGGTGCAAAGGGAATCAGATGCAATGCATTGGTCTTGGGCGCGGTACAGACCGCAATTGGCATAGGAAGTACAACACCGAACCCTCTCGGGATGGAGAATCTGAACAAGACTATGGCCACCTTACCCAGAGTCGCGGACCCAGCAGAGGTTGCAAGACTCGCAGTTTTCCTTGTTTCTGACGATTCCAGCTATATGAACGGCTCGAGCGTGGTCGCTGATGCCGGCTGGACAGCATTCTAG
- a CDS encoding cytosine permease, whose translation MSSSETDDRVKYVRFEKDKGYLELDKTFPEEKYLWNEDFHPTPVKLRRWGSWTFFAVWFGMAVEVESWALVSIGYSFGLDWFYSLLAVIIGNVIVLVPMIIQSHGGARYGVPETPLTRSRWGIYGNWIPSIIRGVIGAGWWGIDTWIIAECVGAIYLINTNQLQSLFTSVSNGTASPFTIATVVPILFWATFLVTIAIRLIILFYSPPKTGQRTLQIISWTVPFIGFLGFGILFFSMMNLSGWQWTAILNTPMTVSGSAFWYALIGLINANVAFWATMAISMPDFTRYAKSQFSQTVGQLPLPILMGGIGLLGLVTTGASLVYYKVPIWDPVLLSALAISSQPLAYLTIIFLLLGVIVVNIYADTIGPGYDFSNLYPKRITWFMGVVIVVIIAAILQSWSYYFSAQTYVENWLLTYGAILGGVEGIITFDYAVIRRFKFEIYDLFYSKGRFRYFRGFNPAAMIAFAISMVLVFPPSTYINPSMALLYPGQDWVFQNAWVSAIAIAGLVYIILMALWVIPKYQPELKGSLTKGYIADDTATTFGVAKHASAVDKEKTTPAP comes from the coding sequence TTGTCATCGAGTGAGACTGATGATCGGGTAAAATACGTACGGTTCGAAAAAGATAAGGGATATCTCGAACTCGACAAGACATTTCCCGAAGAGAAGTATCTTTGGAACGAAGACTTTCATCCAACTCCAGTCAAGCTGAGGAGATGGGGCTCGTGGACATTCTTCGCCGTCTGGTTCGGCATGGCGGTCGAAGTGGAGTCCTGGGCGCTCGTATCTATCGGTTATTCCTTTGGTCTTGACTGGTTCTACTCCCTCCTAGCAGTGATAATCGGCAACGTAATCGTCTTAGTGCCGATGATTATCCAAAGCCACGGTGGCGCCAGGTACGGCGTTCCTGAGACCCCCCTCACTAGGAGCAGGTGGGGAATCTACGGCAACTGGATCCCATCGATAATCCGAGGCGTCATCGGCGCAGGTTGGTGGGGAATCGACACCTGGATCATCGCTGAATGCGTTGGGGCGATCTACCTCATCAACACGAACCAGCTCCAGTCCTTGTTCACTTCCGTCTCCAACGGCACAGCTTCCCCATTCACAATCGCAACAGTGGTTCCTATACTCTTCTGGGCTACCTTCCTTGTAACAATCGCCATCAGGCTGATAATCCTGTTTTACTCTCCCCCGAAGACTGGCCAGAGGACTCTGCAGATAATCTCCTGGACGGTCCCATTCATTGGGTTCTTGGGCTTCGGAATACTCTTCTTCAGCATGATGAACCTCTCGGGCTGGCAGTGGACCGCCATCCTCAACACACCTATGACCGTCAGCGGTTCCGCCTTCTGGTACGCGCTCATCGGTCTCATCAACGCGAACGTCGCGTTCTGGGCCACGATGGCAATAAGCATGCCCGACTTCACGAGATACGCGAAGTCTCAATTCTCCCAGACCGTTGGACAGTTGCCCCTTCCCATCCTGATGGGCGGAATCGGCCTCCTCGGACTCGTTACCACAGGGGCATCTCTGGTCTACTACAAGGTACCGATATGGGACCCGGTGTTGCTATCGGCACTCGCGATCTCGAGTCAGCCCTTGGCCTATCTTACGATAATCTTCCTCCTTCTCGGAGTAATAGTCGTCAACATCTATGCAGATACCATTGGCCCAGGCTACGACTTCTCCAATCTCTATCCGAAGAGAATCACCTGGTTCATGGGGGTTGTGATAGTCGTCATCATCGCAGCCATCTTGCAGTCGTGGAGCTATTACTTCAGCGCCCAAACCTACGTTGAGAACTGGCTTCTGACATACGGCGCCATACTAGGCGGCGTCGAAGGGATCATCACCTTCGACTATGCGGTGATACGTAGGTTCAAATTCGAAATCTACGACCTGTTCTATTCCAAGGGCCGCTTCAGGTACTTCCGAGGCTTCAATCCCGCAGCCATGATCGCATTCGCAATTTCCATGGTGCTCGTGTTCCCTCCAAGTACATACATCAATCCATCCATGGCGTTGCTCTATCCGGGTCAGGACTGGGTCTTCCAGAACGCATGGGTCTCGGCAATCGCGATTGCAGGCCTAGTCTACATCATACTGATGGCCCTATGGGTGATACCGAAGTATCAACCAGAACTAAAGGGGAGCCTGACGAAGGGCTACATCGCTGACGACACGGCCACAACTTTCGGAGTTGCTAAGCACGCAAGCGCAGTAGACAAGGAAAAGACCACTCCCGCCCCGTAG
- a CDS encoding amidohydrolase family protein: protein MPEEYDLVIRGARVLGKPGDKLFDVAVDEGRIRKLSEHISAKGEEEIEAQGRLILPGFFNMHFHLDSVLKMGDPRYNISGTLWEGIQIWAEIKNKLTEAEILSRVERAVKWMAAYGTLWLRTHADTTTTNLNTVKALVTGRKELQDLVNIQVTSFPQDGIRTDPGNLELLEKSLELGADNVGMIPHNEWTREDGVKSIEDAFRLATKFNKDIDGHIDETDDPSSRFLEVVAANTIRQKWIGRVTAGHVTASHSWDSAYRYRISSLISKAGITIIANPLINMHLQGRLDGYPKRRGMAPIKFFLASGVNVSLGHDCIMDPWYPLGVGDMLQVLFMAVHVDQMMGQQELADSINLITYNASKAWRNTAIYGLEEGRNANFVLANAFTVLDAIRTLGPPLYVIKDGRIIAKNLSRMSSEILHNKKWETLEFVKAD from the coding sequence GTGCCGGAAGAATACGACCTAGTAATTCGCGGCGCTCGAGTGCTCGGCAAGCCGGGCGACAAACTCTTCGACGTGGCAGTCGACGAAGGGAGGATCAGGAAGCTATCTGAGCATATCTCGGCAAAAGGAGAAGAAGAGATAGAAGCCCAGGGCAGACTCATCCTCCCCGGTTTCTTCAACATGCACTTCCATCTCGACTCTGTACTCAAAATGGGTGATCCGAGGTACAACATCAGCGGAACTCTGTGGGAAGGAATCCAGATCTGGGCAGAAATCAAGAACAAACTGACGGAAGCGGAAATACTGTCCAGGGTGGAAAGGGCGGTAAAATGGATGGCCGCTTACGGCACCCTCTGGCTCAGAACCCACGCGGACACCACAACAACCAACCTGAACACAGTCAAAGCTCTCGTAACGGGAAGGAAAGAGTTGCAAGACCTCGTAAACATCCAAGTCACCTCGTTCCCTCAGGACGGAATCAGAACAGACCCGGGCAACCTAGAGCTTCTCGAAAAGTCGCTCGAGCTCGGCGCCGACAACGTCGGCATGATTCCTCACAATGAGTGGACTAGAGAGGACGGGGTGAAATCAATCGAGGACGCATTCCGCCTCGCGACCAAGTTCAACAAGGACATCGACGGCCACATAGACGAAACCGACGACCCATCATCCAGGTTCCTTGAGGTCGTCGCAGCCAACACCATCCGGCAAAAGTGGATCGGACGCGTCACCGCTGGACACGTGACCGCGAGCCACAGCTGGGACTCAGCATACAGGTACAGGATCTCAAGTCTCATCTCAAAGGCTGGCATAACCATCATCGCAAACCCGCTAATCAACATGCACCTACAGGGAAGACTCGACGGCTATCCGAAGAGGCGGGGCATGGCACCAATCAAGTTCTTCCTCGCATCGGGCGTCAACGTGAGCCTCGGACACGATTGCATCATGGACCCCTGGTACCCATTGGGTGTGGGCGACATGCTGCAGGTTCTGTTCATGGCCGTCCATGTGGACCAGATGATGGGCCAGCAGGAACTAGCGGACTCTATCAACCTGATAACATACAACGCATCGAAAGCTTGGAGGAACACGGCGATTTACGGCCTCGAAGAGGGCCGGAACGCGAACTTCGTCCTGGCAAACGCGTTCACCGTCCTCGACGCAATCAGGACCCTCGGTCCTCCGCTTTACGTCATAAAAGACGGGCGAATCATCGCAAAGAACCTTTCAAGGATGAGCAGCGAGATACTCCACAACAAGAAGTGGGAAACGCTCGAATTCGTCAAGGCCGACTGA
- a CDS encoding MFS transporter has protein sequence MTQESPPASSPRAWLNRNVLGMSLTSLFSDTSHEMATSILPFFIVFTLGGSAAIVGLVEGASDGAASFVKSYSGYYSDKLGKRTPIMYLGYILTGILIPAIGFAVSWVQVLALRVGAWVGRGARGPPRDALMVDSVPREAVGKAFGFERTFDTIGAVIGPAIALLLIPYLNFSAIFFVSAVPAVVCVAVVFTLVKDRPRTRRAEPGSGGDPMSFLLSIRTLPRRFKVLLVSVGLFGIANFSNVIFTLRAEQVLQPSLGISGASQLAVLLYLLLNMIYALGSFPAGYLADRVSKRNLLALGYLVFALACIASIFETPTLPILITIFVFAGLQTAIVDTVERALASETLASSQRGTGYGVLQTVNGVGDFISSAMIGILWTLFTPAVGFASVATISLVALLLLLSTFKESKQGILQADVGVRSVSAKHVEL, from the coding sequence ATGACTCAGGAGAGTCCACCTGCGTCCAGTCCCCGAGCCTGGCTGAACAGAAACGTGCTGGGGATGAGCCTGACAAGTTTGTTCTCTGACACGAGCCATGAAATGGCGACCTCGATACTTCCTTTCTTCATTGTCTTTACCTTAGGCGGAAGCGCAGCAATTGTAGGACTTGTGGAAGGCGCCTCTGACGGAGCTGCAAGCTTCGTAAAGTCGTATTCAGGTTACTACTCCGACAAATTGGGCAAGAGGACGCCGATAATGTACCTCGGCTACATTTTGACCGGGATTCTGATCCCGGCAATCGGCTTTGCAGTCTCTTGGGTTCAGGTTCTCGCTCTCCGAGTGGGAGCGTGGGTAGGAAGAGGTGCGAGAGGTCCTCCTAGAGACGCTTTGATGGTCGATTCTGTTCCGAGGGAAGCGGTGGGGAAGGCGTTCGGCTTCGAGAGAACCTTCGACACGATAGGGGCGGTCATAGGCCCGGCCATCGCACTTCTCTTGATTCCTTATCTCAATTTCTCTGCAATCTTCTTCGTTTCTGCCGTTCCTGCAGTCGTCTGTGTCGCCGTTGTTTTCACACTGGTGAAGGATAGGCCACGGACCAGGAGGGCAGAACCGGGCTCTGGTGGAGACCCGATGTCCTTCCTTCTGTCGATCAGGACTCTTCCGAGACGGTTCAAGGTGCTGTTGGTCAGCGTTGGCCTGTTCGGAATTGCCAACTTCTCCAACGTGATCTTCACCCTAAGAGCCGAGCAAGTCCTTCAACCCTCACTCGGGATATCGGGCGCTTCACAGCTCGCCGTGCTTCTGTATTTGCTGTTGAACATGATTTACGCACTAGGTTCTTTCCCGGCAGGATACCTCGCCGATAGGGTTTCGAAGCGAAACCTTCTAGCTTTGGGGTACTTGGTCTTCGCTCTAGCCTGCATTGCATCAATCTTCGAGACCCCGACTTTGCCGATTCTGATCACGATTTTTGTTTTCGCTGGGCTTCAAACTGCGATAGTCGACACGGTGGAGAGGGCGTTGGCCTCTGAAACGCTAGCCAGCTCCCAGAGAGGTACAGGATATGGAGTTCTACAAACGGTCAACGGAGTGGGCGATTTCATTTCAAGCGCAATGATAGGCATTCTCTGGACACTGTTCACGCCTGCCGTAGGATTCGCAAGCGTGGCAACAATTTCACTAGTCGCCTTGCTGCTGCTCCTATCGACTTTCAAGGAGAGCAAGCAGGGTATCCTACAGGCTGACGTTGGAGTCCGCAGTGTTTCAGCTAAACATGTAGAGCTGTAG
- a CDS encoding ribosome biogenesis protein: protein MKLNLVIAEAALELVPKELWRDPSVVNDARRREVEPGRILLDRSFHHRAMLKLKDGFKRGRPDLVHVTLLSTTGSPLYTDGLVKVFVHMHGDLVVELEEKTRIPKSYFRFRGLMEQALSEKPSTGLLRVYQAKFERLVGRIDSDSVVGLSRNGRTVTMEELCSMVLVARNPCLVVGGFAHGHFALGTTDALDELVRVHEKPLDAHVVASRVLYEVEKRIERTND, encoded by the coding sequence ATGAAGCTCAACCTCGTAATCGCCGAGGCGGCTCTCGAGCTGGTGCCGAAGGAACTCTGGCGCGACCCGTCTGTCGTGAACGACGCTAGAAGGAGGGAGGTCGAACCGGGGCGCATCTTGCTCGACAGGAGCTTCCACCACAGGGCGATGCTTAAGCTCAAGGACGGGTTCAAGCGTGGAAGGCCAGACCTGGTCCACGTGACGCTGTTGAGCACCACAGGTAGCCCGTTGTACACCGACGGGCTGGTGAAGGTTTTCGTTCACATGCATGGGGATCTCGTGGTGGAGCTCGAGGAGAAGACTAGAATTCCAAAGAGCTACTTCAGGTTCAGGGGGCTGATGGAGCAGGCGCTGTCTGAGAAGCCGAGCACAGGTCTGCTGAGGGTTTACCAAGCCAAGTTTGAGAGGCTGGTGGGCAGAATCGACTCCGACTCCGTTGTCGGGCTATCGAGGAATGGGCGCACGGTGACGATGGAGGAGCTGTGCTCGATGGTCTTGGTGGCGAGGAACCCGTGCCTGGTGGTCGGCGGGTTCGCCCATGGTCACTTCGCGCTAGGGACAACAGACGCGTTGGACGAGTTGGTGAGGGTTCACGAGAAGCCGCTCGACGCACACGTCGTGGCTTCTAGGGTGCTGTACGAGGTAGAGAAGCGCATCGAAAGAACTAATGATTAA
- a CDS encoding RNase P subunit: MRARKGAKADAAVAAKSLLNASIKTSKEDMALARRQAELARKVMLRFNVRLDYSLRRFICHGCKKLIVPGVNARVRLGRGKPPAIRITCLECGRVNRKVLSRT, translated from the coding sequence GTGAGAGCAAGAAAGGGGGCCAAGGCTGACGCCGCTGTTGCGGCCAAGAGTCTGCTGAACGCGTCGATCAAGACCTCGAAGGAAGACATGGCCCTTGCCCGCAGGCAGGCAGAGCTGGCGAGGAAGGTGATGCTCCGCTTCAACGTCAGGCTCGACTACTCTCTGAGGCGCTTCATCTGCCACGGCTGCAAGAAGCTAATTGTGCCAGGGGTGAACGCTAGAGTAAGGCTTGGCCGAGGGAAGCCGCCCGCGATTCGCATCACGTGCCTCGAGTGCGGCCGCGTAAACCGAAAGGTTCTATCACGCACTTGA
- a CDS encoding transposase, which produces MRKSVKQSYIPSTVVLQLIETFRQMTNDCIRVGLRENVSTLKRLSSLSYGELRRYDDVPSYYKLCAISRAAGILSSRKKSLRRGHLTRSPYTSRPVLVSCYGFKIAASRLLIPIGDREYESIPLNARTTQTLSDSTLSVRSFTLTDRSLSLCVSREVKEVEVSETRGAMGIDRNLRNITVGNARQVTYYDISKAVSIFENTRSIISSFKRNDSRIRKGIASKYGRRRRERTRRILHWVSKDIVQNAKSNRQTIIFEEIRGIRKLYRKGNWQGRKQRGRMNSWTFHELKRQVEYKATWEGVPVITLTRSETKGTTMDCPRCGERLQSAARGDMKHYRQMWCGECKRWEDRDLCAVLNISRRGWVRFAQSKGEAGEAVKGNAEHDREPPILRVDASKPGNRCQPKT; this is translated from the coding sequence GTGCGGAAATCGGTCAAGCAGAGCTACATACCCAGTACAGTCGTTCTCCAACTAATCGAGACATTCCGCCAGATGACTAACGACTGCATCAGAGTCGGACTCCGAGAGAACGTCTCAACACTCAAACGACTTTCGTCTCTTTCCTACGGAGAATTGAGACGATATGACGATGTTCCGAGTTACTACAAGCTGTGTGCCATTTCTAGGGCGGCTGGGATTCTCTCTTCTAGGAAGAAGTCGCTCCGGAGGGGGCATCTGACGAGAAGTCCCTACACGTCGAGACCAGTTCTTGTCTCATGCTACGGTTTCAAGATAGCAGCCAGTCGTCTCCTCATCCCAATCGGAGACCGAGAATACGAATCCATACCCCTTAATGCCCGCACAACGCAGACACTTTCGGACTCCACGCTCAGTGTCCGCTCTTTCACCTTGACCGACAGGTCTCTGTCGTTGTGCGTCTCAAGAGAGGTCAAGGAGGTCGAGGTTAGTGAAACGAGAGGCGCCATGGGGATAGACAGAAATCTCAGGAACATCACAGTCGGAAATGCAAGACAAGTGACCTATTACGACATCTCGAAAGCGGTGAGCATTTTCGAGAACACCAGGAGCATCATTAGTTCCTTCAAGCGGAACGACTCACGGATTAGGAAAGGAATCGCATCCAAATACGGGAGGCGTAGACGCGAGCGAACAAGGCGCATTCTCCATTGGGTGTCGAAGGACATTGTTCAGAATGCCAAATCCAATCGTCAAACGATAATCTTTGAGGAGATACGTGGTATCAGGAAGCTCTACAGGAAAGGCAACTGGCAGGGACGAAAACAGAGGGGACGCATGAATTCGTGGACGTTCCACGAGCTCAAGCGCCAAGTGGAATACAAGGCGACTTGGGAAGGGGTACCAGTAATCACCCTGACAAGAAGCGAGACAAAAGGCACCACTATGGACTGTCCGAGATGCGGGGAGAGACTCCAATCGGCTGCCCGAGGCGACATGAAACACTATCGCCAGATGTGGTGCGGAGAATGCAAGAGATGGGAGGATCGTGACCTATGTGCTGTCCTCAACATCTCGCGCAGGGGCTGGGTGAGGTTCGCCCAGTCGAAAGGCGAGGCAGGTGAAGCTGTGAAGGGGAACGCGGAACACGACAGGGAGCCGCCAATCCTCAGAGTCGATGCCTCGAAGCCAGGCAACCGGTGTCAACCGAAAACCTGA
- a CDS encoding 30S ribosomal protein S19e, whose protein sequence is MVNVYDVPSEKLLEALAGQLKAESTVQPPEWAQFAKTGSHAERPPHQSDWWFARAASILRKLYLHAPLGLGDFERSYGGSKAVSYYPKHHRDAGGSAIRTILKQLEKAGLVDKTKSQKGRVVGRTLTPKGTKMLDKLSKQLFADLSKDNKELARYA, encoded by the coding sequence ATGGTAAACGTCTACGACGTTCCGTCAGAGAAGCTGCTTGAAGCCCTAGCAGGGCAGCTAAAGGCCGAGTCCACAGTGCAGCCACCTGAGTGGGCCCAGTTCGCAAAGACCGGCTCCCACGCGGAGAGGCCACCCCACCAATCAGACTGGTGGTTTGCGAGGGCAGCATCAATCCTGAGGAAGCTCTACCTACACGCTCCCCTCGGCTTGGGCGACTTCGAGAGAAGCTACGGCGGTTCGAAGGCAGTCTCGTACTACCCGAAGCACCACAGGGACGCAGGCGGCTCCGCGATCAGGACGATACTCAAGCAGCTCGAGAAGGCTGGCCTTGTCGACAAGACGAAGAGTCAGAAGGGAAGGGTGGTGGGCAGGACGCTCACGCCCAAGGGCACGAAGATGCTCGACAAACTGAGCAAGCAGCTCTTCGCCGACCTGAGCAAGGATAACAAGGAACTAGCGAGGTACGCTTAG
- a CDS encoding DNA-binding protein, whose product MSEPTQGQSGNDAAEKKALREGVLRMALTSEARQRLANVRMVKPELANSIEEYIVQLASSGKLKQAVGDEQVKQMLQALQGQKRETKIRRL is encoded by the coding sequence ATGTCCGAGCCGACACAGGGGCAGTCCGGCAACGATGCAGCCGAGAAGAAGGCCCTCAGGGAAGGCGTCCTGAGGATGGCCCTCACCTCCGAGGCGAGACAGCGGCTCGCGAACGTCAGGATGGTAAAACCGGAGCTCGCGAACTCAATCGAGGAGTACATAGTCCAGCTGGCATCCAGCGGCAAGCTCAAGCAGGCCGTGGGCGACGAGCAGGTCAAGCAGATGCTCCAGGCGCTCCAAGGGCAGAAGCGCGAGACGAAGATAAGGAGGCTATGA
- a CDS encoding 50S ribosomal protein L39e encodes MARVKDKSKKNRLMSATKTARSVPTWVVVRTNRHVRSNPKRRNWRKRKLGLK; translated from the coding sequence ATGGCCAGGGTCAAGGACAAGTCGAAGAAGAACAGGCTGATGAGCGCCACCAAGACCGCGAGGTCCGTCCCGACCTGGGTGGTCGTGCGGACGAACAGGCACGTCAGGTCGAACCCGAAGCGGAGGAACTGGAGGAAGCGCAAGCTGGGGCTGAAGTGA
- a CDS encoding 60S ribosomal protein L31, with protein MSEQKKEPLTRVYNVPLGVVFEAAPYRRAKVAIRVIREFTVRHMKADEIKIKEDVNRRIWARGMKHPPRRIRLEMERDEDGLVTIGLAPEASKV; from the coding sequence ATGTCTGAGCAGAAGAAGGAGCCGCTCACGAGGGTCTACAACGTACCGCTCGGGGTGGTCTTCGAAGCGGCCCCGTACCGGAGGGCCAAGGTCGCCATTCGTGTAATCAGGGAGTTCACAGTGAGGCACATGAAAGCGGACGAAATCAAGATCAAGGAGGACGTCAACAGGCGGATTTGGGCCAGGGGCATGAAGCATCCCCCGAGACGCATCAGGCTGGAGATGGAGAGGGACGAAGACGGCTTGGTCACAATAGGCCTGGCTCCAGAAGCATCGAAAGTGTAA
- a CDS encoding translation initiation factor IF-6, which produces MGLHLIDVYRSPNIGVYMKANDRFLLVPKGLAPTKVERLSEALGVTPVQTSVGESRLLGPLVALNGRGALVSHLAESNEMAEIAEGTGLDVERLESRFTAAGNLVAANDKFALVSPVLEPKAVAQVRDVLGTEVERAAINEYYQVGALVVATNAGAAIYPDLGESEVERIGRLFGVDAYPTSVNRGVPYVASGIVANSKNAVVGNQTTGPELVFITRALKV; this is translated from the coding sequence GTGGGTCTCCACCTCATAGACGTCTACCGCAGCCCGAACATAGGCGTCTACATGAAGGCCAACGACAGGTTCCTACTCGTTCCGAAGGGGCTCGCACCGACCAAGGTTGAGAGACTCTCGGAAGCTCTCGGCGTCACGCCCGTCCAGACCTCCGTAGGAGAATCCAGATTGCTCGGGCCGCTCGTGGCCCTGAACGGAAGGGGGGCTCTCGTCTCCCACCTCGCCGAGAGTAATGAGATGGCAGAGATAGCCGAGGGGACAGGCCTGGACGTCGAGAGGCTCGAGTCAAGGTTCACAGCCGCGGGCAACCTCGTGGCAGCCAACGACAAGTTTGCCCTCGTCTCACCTGTGCTGGAACCAAAGGCTGTCGCCCAGGTCCGCGACGTGCTCGGGACCGAGGTGGAGCGAGCGGCGATCAACGAGTACTACCAGGTCGGGGCCCTAGTAGTCGCCACGAATGCGGGCGCAGCCATCTACCCAGACCTCGGCGAGAGCGAGGTGGAGAGGATTGGGCGACTATTCGGAGTCGACGCATATCCGACCTCTGTAAACAGGGGAGTCCCCTACGTCGCATCCGGCATCGTGGCCAACTCGAAGAACGCCGTTGTTGGGAACCAGACGACCGGACCGGAGCTTGTCTTTATAACAAGGGCGCTGAAGGTTTGA
- the pfdA gene encoding prefoldin subunit alpha, with product MKSTRGLQLSSKQKEPTDEEKMNSVVMEIRILEGTLNELSARQNMLERALIESRAALDAIKGLGEGKVTEVLTQIGGGAMVRSPPPSTEKVLVNVGANVVIEKPREEAVAMLESRSRDVEASVLSIQSQRNEIAERLEVDRQYLQSLLSQAQQS from the coding sequence TTGAAAAGTACGCGAGGGCTGCAATTGTCGAGCAAGCAGAAAGAACCGACCGACGAGGAGAAGATGAACTCGGTCGTGATGGAGATTAGAATCCTAGAAGGCACCCTCAACGAACTCTCGGCGAGGCAGAACATGCTCGAGAGGGCGCTAATCGAGAGTCGCGCAGCCTTGGACGCTATCAAAGGCCTTGGCGAGGGTAAGGTGACAGAGGTACTCACCCAGATTGGAGGGGGAGCGATGGTAAGGTCGCCGCCTCCCTCGACGGAAAAGGTCCTCGTAAACGTGGGTGCGAACGTCGTGATAGAGAAACCGCGCGAGGAGGCGGTGGCCATGCTGGAGAGCAGGTCGAGGGACGTCGAGGCCTCCGTACTGTCAATTCAAAGCCAGAGGAACGAAATAGCGGAGAGGCTTGAGGTGGACAGGCAGTACCTCCAGTCGCTGCTCTCTCAGGCCCAGCAGAGCTGA
- the ftsY gene encoding signal recognition particle-docking protein FtsY, translating into MFDGLKRAFSSVTSVVRERTLSEGELDDIAFQFQLALIESDVAQGVAEKLTDDVKKALSGVKIERSDEPSALVKKTLASSLEKTFASASLPDVVTKIREKNREGEPYTILFLGINGTGKTTTIAKFATLLKKNGVSVVTAAGDTHRPGAIEQLTEHADRIAMKVVSQRYGADPAAVGRDGQLYAKAHHVDCLLIDTAGRMQTNQNLMEEMAKIVRVVNPDFKIFVGDSLTGNDAVSQAELFSKYTGFDGVILTKADADVRGGAAVSIVYTTGKPILYLGVGQEYGDLVPFDYHKFIDSLFA; encoded by the coding sequence ATGTTCGACGGGCTGAAGCGGGCCTTCTCCTCAGTCACGTCTGTGGTCCGCGAGAGGACGCTCTCCGAGGGCGAGCTCGATGACATAGCATTCCAGTTCCAGCTTGCCCTGATAGAGAGTGACGTCGCCCAAGGGGTGGCGGAGAAGCTCACAGACGACGTGAAGAAGGCCCTTTCCGGGGTCAAGATCGAGAGGTCCGACGAGCCTTCCGCTCTCGTCAAGAAGACACTCGCATCGTCTCTCGAGAAGACCTTCGCCTCGGCCAGCTTGCCCGACGTCGTAACCAAGATCAGGGAGAAGAACAGGGAGGGAGAGCCCTACACGATCCTCTTCCTCGGAATCAACGGCACAGGCAAGACCACGACCATAGCAAAGTTCGCTACGCTGCTGAAGAAGAACGGCGTCTCAGTGGTCACTGCAGCAGGCGACACCCACAGGCCGGGGGCCATAGAGCAGCTCACGGAGCACGCGGACAGGATAGCGATGAAGGTAGTCTCGCAGAGGTACGGCGCTGACCCTGCCGCCGTGGGAAGGGACGGCCAGCTCTACGCCAAGGCCCATCACGTCGACTGCCTGCTGATTGACACGGCGGGAAGGATGCAGACGAACCAGAACCTGATGGAAGAGATGGCCAAGATAGTGAGGGTCGTCAACCCGGACTTCAAGATCTTCGTCGGAGACTCGCTCACAGGCAACGACGCTGTGTCGCAGGCAGAGCTATTCAGCAAGTACACCGGATTCGACGGGGTGATACTCACGAAGGCGGACGCAGACGTTCGAGGAGGGGCCGCAGTCTCCATCGTCTACACCACAGGGAAGCCGATTCTCTACCTCGGCGTGGGCCAAGAGTACGGCGACCTCGTCCCCTTCGACTACCACAAGTTCATCGATTCTCTGTTCGCCTAG